A genomic window from Prunus persica cultivar Lovell chromosome G2, Prunus_persica_NCBIv2, whole genome shotgun sequence includes:
- the LOC18787500 gene encoding uncharacterized protein LOC18787500: MLRRMQTLVRVQARARASRTLMSDSPHSSRKSSLSHHPLPESPDKIGYQPRACSSKFDGPSILKRCGSNSNVRDVVNLDRRRLASGWLDRWMEESARNNRRDASLRYEQADDVRGDKILEVDTWKPHLGSQRRPQTFQTAHHVLTSNRYNPTFMTFDSPSKHSMKEPNPIPNQASMDVLSLSSLKYAIATDEAAFRTAENSPQAFSASSRPGSSGRRGHHFTPARSECSWGFINGYAGYPNYMANTESSRAKVRSQSAPRQRLEFEKYGLTKKSVQEFWDAGTCSDTSFAQDSDCRNKSVFSSSRLNRLGSASPR, translated from the exons ATGCTCAGGCGTATGCAGACACTGGTCCGAGTACAAGCCCGAGCACGTGCAAGTCGAACACTCATGTCAGACTCACCACATTCTAGCAGAAAATCCTCCCTATCTCACCACCCT CTCCCAGAAAGTCCTGACAAAATTGGATACCAACCCCGTGCTTGTAGCAGCAAATTTGATGGACCCTCAATACTGAAG AGATGCggttcaaattcaaatgtaAGGGATGTCGTAAATCTAGACAGAAGACGGCTGGCGTCAGGTTGGTTAGACCGGTGGATGGAAGAAAGTGCGCGGAACAACCGCCGAGATGCTTCACTGAGATATGAGCAAGCAGATGACGTAAGGGGTGACAAGATACTTGAAGTAGATACTTGGAAGCCTCACTTGGGCTCCCAACGTAGACCCCAAACCTTTCAAACAGCACATCATGTTCTGACTTCAAATCGTTACAACCCAACCTTCATGACATTTGACTCTCCATCAAAACATTCGATGAAGGAACCGAACCCGATTCCAAACCAAGCTTCTATGGACGTCTTATCACTGAGCTCTCTGAAATATGCTATAGCAACAGATGAAGCAGCTTTTAGGACTGCTGAGAACAGCCCACAAGCATTTTCTGCCTCCTCTAGACCTGGAAGTAGTGGTAGAAGAGGTCATCACTTCACGCCAGCAAGGAGTGAATGCTCGTGGGGTTTCATTAATGGGTATGCAGGTTACCCCAACTACATGGCTAACACGGAATCATCCCGAGCTAAGGTCAGGTCACAGAGTGCCCCAAGGCAAAGGCTTGAGTTTGAGAAATATggtttgaccaaaaagtctGTTCAGGAGTTTTGGGATGCAGGAACTTGTTCAGATACTAGTTTTGCTCAAGATTCCGACTGCCGGAATAAATCAGTGTTTAGCTCTAGCCGCTTGAACAGACTTGGGAGTGCCAGTCCACGGTGA
- the LOC18785594 gene encoding putative non-specific lipid-transfer protein 14, with the protein MALLSTAILVSSTIECSAVTALVSTCYTFITYGSPDPFPGSPCCNAMANLKVIADTIENRRFACRCLLGLISTYNPNAYAIATLPDFCQVSLGFNIDPNTDCNL; encoded by the coding sequence ATGGCGTTGTTATCAACGGCGATATTGGTGTCTAGCACGATAGAATGCTCTGCCGTGACGGCACTGGTCTCCACTTGCTACACCTTCATCACGTATGGCTCACCAGACCCCTTCCCAGGGTCTCCATGTTGCAATGCCATGGCCAATCTCAAGGTTATTGCTGACACAATTGAGAATCGGAGATTTGCGTGTAGATGCTTATTGGGCCTCATTTCCACATACAACCCAAATGCTTATGCGATTGCTACTTTGCCTGACTTTTGTCAAGTTTCTTTGGGCTTCAACATCGATCCTAACACTGATTGCAATTTGTAA
- the LOC18785997 gene encoding RHOMBOID-like protein 2, whose amino-acid sequence MSGEVEDVENRGVKDRARPSYSSSSYVIEDSETQWTSWLVPMVVVANVGVFLVVMFVNNCPKHNSRIEGKCEARFLGRFSFQPLKENPLFGPSSSTLEKMGALDWDKVEHKHQGWRLFTCIWLHAGVIHLVANMLSLVFIGIRIEQQFGFVRVGIIYLLSGFGGSILSSLFIRKNISVGASGALFGLLGAMLSELITNWTIYTNKVAALLTLLVIIAINLGIGILPHVDNFAHIGGFLTGFLIGFVLMPRPRFGWLEQPNLPARVNVKSKYKAYQYMLWLLSLVLLIVGFTAALVMLFHGENGNDHCHWCHYLSCVPSSRWHCEEN is encoded by the exons ATGTCTGGTGAAGTTGAAGATGTGGAAAACAGAGGAGTGAAAGACAGAGCAAGGCCGAGCTACTCGTCTTCTTCTTATGTGATAGAGGACTCAGAGACCCAATGGACTTCTTGGTTGGTACCCATGGTTGTTGTGGCTAACGTTGGTGTGTTCCTTGTGGTCATGTTTGTGAACAATTGTCCAAAGCACAATTCTCGGATTGAGGGCAAGTGTGAGGCAAGGTTTCTTGGGAGGTTCTCGTTTCAACCTTTGAAGGAGAACCCTCTCTTCGGCCCTTCTTCTTCCAC ATTAGAGAAGATGGGAGCTTTAGATTGGGACAAAGTTGAGCATAAGCATCAGGGATGGAGGCTTTTCACTTGTATTTGGTTGCATGCTGGCGTAATCCACCTGGTTGCTAACATGCTGAGCCTGGTGTTCATTGGAATTCGTATAGAACAGCAATTTGGTTTTG TGCGAGTTGGAATTATATACTTGTTGTCTGGATTTGGAGGGAGCATACTTTCGTCCCTTTTCATTCGAAAGAACATCTCTGTTGGTGCCTCTGGTGCTCTTTTTGGGCTTCTTGGAGCAATGCTTTCAGAACTAATTACCAATTGGACTATTTATACCAACAAG GTTGCAGCCCTCCTCACCCTTTTGGTCATTATTGCAATTAACCTTGGCATTGGAATTTTGCCACATGTTGATAATTTTGCCCACATTGGTGGGTTTCTTACTGGTTTCCTCATCGGCTTTGTCTTGATGCCCCGTCCTCGGTTTGGGTGGTTGGAGCAACCAAATCTTCCTGCTCGTGTCAATGTCAAGTCCAAATACAAGGCTTACCAATATATGCTATGGCTTCTTTCTCTTGTTCTGCTGATTGTTGG GTTTACAGCTGCATTGGTGATGCTCTTCCACGGGGAGAATGGGAATGACCATTGTCATTGGTGTCACTACCTCAGCTGTGTCCCTTCATCTAGATGGCATTGTGAAGAAAATTAA
- the LOC18784933 gene encoding homeobox-leucine zipper protein HDG7 isoform X1 has protein sequence MSFGGLISGGSGNSGGGRARVVADIAPHTPYMPSGAIAQPHFLTSPVPNSMRSSSSLSLSIKNMDGHSELGLIAENFDPGIIGRMRDDEYESRSGSDNFEGASGDDQDAGDEQRPRKKKYHRHTPSQIQELENFFKECPHPDEKQRLELSRRLSLETKQVKFWFQNRRTQMKTQLERHENIILRQENDKLRAENGVMKDSMANPVCNSCGGPAIPGQISFEEHHLRIENARLKDELNRICTLANKFLGRSISSLASPISLPNSTSGLELGVGRNGIGGLSAGGSGLPMGLNLGDGVSSSSPMMPLIKSSTGMLGNEVPYERSMYIDLAMAAMDELVKMAQADSPLWIKTSDGGTEILNHEEYRAFSCIGTKPSNFVTEGTRDTCMVIINSLALVETLMDANRWAEMFSCLVARASVIDMISSGMGGTRNGALQVMHAELQVLSPLVPVRPLKFLRFCKQHQEGVWAVVDVSIDINQEGSSTNAFLNCRRFPSGCIVQDMPNNCSKVTWIEHSEYDENTVHHLFWQLLRSGMGFGAQRWLATLQRQCECLAFLISSTNSIEDHTGLGTNGKKSMLKLAQRMIDNFCAGVSASSVRKWDKLCVNNVSEDLRVMARKSVDDPGEPAGIVLSGSTSVWLPVSRHRLFDFLRDEQLRDQWDVLSKTHKMQLMLRIAKSQGGGNCVSLLRANVIDANENTMLMLQESWSDASGALVVYAPVDPASMSAVMRGGDSAYVALLPSGFAILPGGPPGYGMVKTEGNGCDDGGCFLTVGFQILGSNYPAAKLDVQSINTVNTLVSHTIEKIKSALQVP, from the exons ATGAGTTTTGGAGGTTTGATCAGCGGTGGTAGTGGTAATAGTGGAGGTGGGCGTGCAAGAGTTGTGGCTGATATTGCTCCACATACCCCCTACATGCCCAGTGGTGCCATTGCTCAACCACACTTTCTCACTTCCCCTGTTCCCAATTCAATGCGGAGTTCctcttccctctctctttcaatA AAGAACATGGATGGTCACAGTGAACTGGGCCTGATTGCTGAGAATTTTGATCCTGGGATTATTGGGAGGATGAGGGATGATGAGTATGAGAGCAGGTCAGGGAGTGATAATTTTGAAGGCGCATCAGGTGATGATCAAGACGCCGGGGACGAGCAACGCCCCAGGAAAAAGAAGTATCATAGGCATACCCCAAGCCAAATCCAAGAACTTGAAAA TTTCTTCAAAGAATGTCCTCATCCTGATGAAAAGCAGAGGCTTGAACTGAGCCGGAGACTTAGCTTAGAAACAAAGCAAGTGAAGTTTTGGTTTCAAAACAGGAGGACCCAGATGAAG ACACAACTGGAACGCCATGAGAATATAATTCTTAGGCAAGAGAATGACAAGCTCCGTGCTGAGAATGGTGTGATGAAGGATTCTATGGCAAACCCAGTTTGCAATAGTTGTGGTGGGCCTGCCATTCCTGGTCAAATATCATTTGAGGAACACCATCTTAGGATTGAGAATGCTCGACTGAAAGATGAACTAAACCGGATATGCACTTTGGCAAACAAGTTCTTGGGCAGGTCAATCTCGTCCTTGGCCAGTCCCATCTCTCTTCCAAATTCAACCTCCGGTTTGGAACTTGGGGTAGGAAGAAATGGGATTGGTGGTTTGAGTGCTGGAGGCAGTGGGTTGCCAATGGGACTTAATTTAGGAGATGGAGTTTCGAGCTCTTCGCCAATGATGCCTCTAATTAAGAGTTCTACAGGCATGCTGGGCAATGAAGTGCCATATGAAAGATCTATGTACATAGATCTTGCAATGGCAGCTATGGATGAATTGGTTAAGATGGCTCAGGCAGATAGCCCCTTGTGGATCAAAACTTCAGATGGTGGAACAGAAATATTGAACCATGAGGAGTACCGGGCATTTTCTTGTATTGGTACGAAACCCAGCAACTTTGTAACTGAAGGCACAAGGGACACTTGTATGGTGATAATAAACAGCTTGGCTCTTGTAGAGACATTGATGGATGCG AATCGATGGGCAGaaatgttttcttgtttggttGCTAGAGCCTCCGTCATTGATATGATATCCAGTGGCATGGGTGGGACAAGAAATGGTGCTCTTCAAGTG ATGCATGCTGAGCTTCAAGTGCTCTCCCCGTTGGTCCCTGTCCGCCCGCTGAAGTTCCTCCGTTTCTGCAAGCAACATCAAGAGGGTGTTTGGGCTGTGGTCGATGTTTCCATTGACATCAATCAAGAAGGTTCCAGTACAAATGCATTTTTGAACTGCCGGAGGTTTCCTTCTGGATGTATTGTGCAAGATATGCCTAATAATTGCTCCAAG GTGACTTGGATAGAACACTCTGAATACGATGAGAATACCGTGCACCACCTCTTCTGGCAATTACTACGTTCAGGTATGGGCTTCGGTGCACAGAGGTGGCTTGCCACTCTGCAAAGGCAATGTGAGTGCCTGGCATTCCTCATCTCCTCTACCAACTCAATTGAAGATCATACAG GGTTAGGTACCAATGGTAAAAAAAGCATGTTAAAGCTGGCACAACGTATGATCGATAACTTCTGTGCCGGGGTTTCTGCCTCATCTGTGCGCAAGTGGGACAAACTGTGCGTTAATAATGTTAGTGAAGATTTGAGGGTTATGGCCCGGAAGAGTGTGGATGACCCTGGTGAGCCTGCTGGGATCGTGTTGAGTGGCTCGACATCTGTTTGGCTACCAGTATCAAGGCATAGGCTGTTTGATTTTTTGCGAGATGAACAATTAAGGGATCAATGGGACGTTTTATCCAAAACTCATAAAATGCAACTCATGCTTCGCATTGCCAAGTCCCAAGGAGGTGGCAACTGTGTTTCTCTCCTTCGTGCCAAT GTGATAGATGCCAATGAGAATACCATGCTGATGTTACAAGAGTCGTGGAGCGACGCTTCAGGCGCACTTGTAGTGTATGCACCGGTTGACCCGGCATCAATGAGTGCCGTGATGCGCGGTGGAGATTCTGCCTATGTTGCTCTCCTACCATCAGGGTTTGCAATCCTCCCTGGTGGTCCACCTGGCTATGGTATGGTCAAAACTGAAGGCAATGGCTGCGACGATGGTGGATGTTTTCTGACTGTTGGATTCCAAATTTTGGGGAGTAACTATCCTGCAGCCAAGCTCGATGTGCAGTCGATTAATACAGTTAACACCCTCGTCTCGCACACAATTGAGAAGATAAAATCGGCCCTTCAAGTACCATAA
- the LOC18784933 gene encoding homeobox-leucine zipper protein ANTHOCYANINLESS 2 isoform X2: protein MDGHSELGLIAENFDPGIIGRMRDDEYESRSGSDNFEGASGDDQDAGDEQRPRKKKYHRHTPSQIQELENFFKECPHPDEKQRLELSRRLSLETKQVKFWFQNRRTQMKTQLERHENIILRQENDKLRAENGVMKDSMANPVCNSCGGPAIPGQISFEEHHLRIENARLKDELNRICTLANKFLGRSISSLASPISLPNSTSGLELGVGRNGIGGLSAGGSGLPMGLNLGDGVSSSSPMMPLIKSSTGMLGNEVPYERSMYIDLAMAAMDELVKMAQADSPLWIKTSDGGTEILNHEEYRAFSCIGTKPSNFVTEGTRDTCMVIINSLALVETLMDANRWAEMFSCLVARASVIDMISSGMGGTRNGALQVMHAELQVLSPLVPVRPLKFLRFCKQHQEGVWAVVDVSIDINQEGSSTNAFLNCRRFPSGCIVQDMPNNCSKVTWIEHSEYDENTVHHLFWQLLRSGMGFGAQRWLATLQRQCECLAFLISSTNSIEDHTGLGTNGKKSMLKLAQRMIDNFCAGVSASSVRKWDKLCVNNVSEDLRVMARKSVDDPGEPAGIVLSGSTSVWLPVSRHRLFDFLRDEQLRDQWDVLSKTHKMQLMLRIAKSQGGGNCVSLLRANVIDANENTMLMLQESWSDASGALVVYAPVDPASMSAVMRGGDSAYVALLPSGFAILPGGPPGYGMVKTEGNGCDDGGCFLTVGFQILGSNYPAAKLDVQSINTVNTLVSHTIEKIKSALQVP from the exons ATGGATGGTCACAGTGAACTGGGCCTGATTGCTGAGAATTTTGATCCTGGGATTATTGGGAGGATGAGGGATGATGAGTATGAGAGCAGGTCAGGGAGTGATAATTTTGAAGGCGCATCAGGTGATGATCAAGACGCCGGGGACGAGCAACGCCCCAGGAAAAAGAAGTATCATAGGCATACCCCAAGCCAAATCCAAGAACTTGAAAA TTTCTTCAAAGAATGTCCTCATCCTGATGAAAAGCAGAGGCTTGAACTGAGCCGGAGACTTAGCTTAGAAACAAAGCAAGTGAAGTTTTGGTTTCAAAACAGGAGGACCCAGATGAAG ACACAACTGGAACGCCATGAGAATATAATTCTTAGGCAAGAGAATGACAAGCTCCGTGCTGAGAATGGTGTGATGAAGGATTCTATGGCAAACCCAGTTTGCAATAGTTGTGGTGGGCCTGCCATTCCTGGTCAAATATCATTTGAGGAACACCATCTTAGGATTGAGAATGCTCGACTGAAAGATGAACTAAACCGGATATGCACTTTGGCAAACAAGTTCTTGGGCAGGTCAATCTCGTCCTTGGCCAGTCCCATCTCTCTTCCAAATTCAACCTCCGGTTTGGAACTTGGGGTAGGAAGAAATGGGATTGGTGGTTTGAGTGCTGGAGGCAGTGGGTTGCCAATGGGACTTAATTTAGGAGATGGAGTTTCGAGCTCTTCGCCAATGATGCCTCTAATTAAGAGTTCTACAGGCATGCTGGGCAATGAAGTGCCATATGAAAGATCTATGTACATAGATCTTGCAATGGCAGCTATGGATGAATTGGTTAAGATGGCTCAGGCAGATAGCCCCTTGTGGATCAAAACTTCAGATGGTGGAACAGAAATATTGAACCATGAGGAGTACCGGGCATTTTCTTGTATTGGTACGAAACCCAGCAACTTTGTAACTGAAGGCACAAGGGACACTTGTATGGTGATAATAAACAGCTTGGCTCTTGTAGAGACATTGATGGATGCG AATCGATGGGCAGaaatgttttcttgtttggttGCTAGAGCCTCCGTCATTGATATGATATCCAGTGGCATGGGTGGGACAAGAAATGGTGCTCTTCAAGTG ATGCATGCTGAGCTTCAAGTGCTCTCCCCGTTGGTCCCTGTCCGCCCGCTGAAGTTCCTCCGTTTCTGCAAGCAACATCAAGAGGGTGTTTGGGCTGTGGTCGATGTTTCCATTGACATCAATCAAGAAGGTTCCAGTACAAATGCATTTTTGAACTGCCGGAGGTTTCCTTCTGGATGTATTGTGCAAGATATGCCTAATAATTGCTCCAAG GTGACTTGGATAGAACACTCTGAATACGATGAGAATACCGTGCACCACCTCTTCTGGCAATTACTACGTTCAGGTATGGGCTTCGGTGCACAGAGGTGGCTTGCCACTCTGCAAAGGCAATGTGAGTGCCTGGCATTCCTCATCTCCTCTACCAACTCAATTGAAGATCATACAG GGTTAGGTACCAATGGTAAAAAAAGCATGTTAAAGCTGGCACAACGTATGATCGATAACTTCTGTGCCGGGGTTTCTGCCTCATCTGTGCGCAAGTGGGACAAACTGTGCGTTAATAATGTTAGTGAAGATTTGAGGGTTATGGCCCGGAAGAGTGTGGATGACCCTGGTGAGCCTGCTGGGATCGTGTTGAGTGGCTCGACATCTGTTTGGCTACCAGTATCAAGGCATAGGCTGTTTGATTTTTTGCGAGATGAACAATTAAGGGATCAATGGGACGTTTTATCCAAAACTCATAAAATGCAACTCATGCTTCGCATTGCCAAGTCCCAAGGAGGTGGCAACTGTGTTTCTCTCCTTCGTGCCAAT GTGATAGATGCCAATGAGAATACCATGCTGATGTTACAAGAGTCGTGGAGCGACGCTTCAGGCGCACTTGTAGTGTATGCACCGGTTGACCCGGCATCAATGAGTGCCGTGATGCGCGGTGGAGATTCTGCCTATGTTGCTCTCCTACCATCAGGGTTTGCAATCCTCCCTGGTGGTCCACCTGGCTATGGTATGGTCAAAACTGAAGGCAATGGCTGCGACGATGGTGGATGTTTTCTGACTGTTGGATTCCAAATTTTGGGGAGTAACTATCCTGCAGCCAAGCTCGATGTGCAGTCGATTAATACAGTTAACACCCTCGTCTCGCACACAATTGAGAAGATAAAATCGGCCCTTCAAGTACCATAA
- the LOC18786104 gene encoding protein ROOT PRIMORDIUM DEFECTIVE 1, whose protein sequence is MHIFLAYSSNFFKTRSKTLKPITFILLNLTSTRPMSQSTSIPKKQERVRDHGYDNYMEVEKKTRKVHKFQDLILSQPNQVIQISRLDLLARRLGFKQNEAGAFVLKFPHVFEIYEHPVQRILYCRLTRKAHLQIEQEKKALIDQIPDAVTCLRKLLMMSNTGRLRLEHVRIARAEFGLPDDFEYSVIIKYPQYFRLFDAQETRNKYIEVVEKDPSLSVCAIEKLREIEYREKGIDAEDIRFSFIVNFPPGFKIGKYYRIAVWKWQRVPYWSPYEDVSGYDLRSLEAQKRMEKRAVAVIHELLSLTVEKKITLERIAHFRMAMNLPNKLKEFLLQHQGIFYISTRGNHGKLHTVFLREAYKKGELIEPNDLYLARRKLAELVLISPRKAKVDRELVSYHRDWEDDERGHIRRDHVENSFEDFGGRNTVGQDRGVDDDMNSDMGGDYDSD, encoded by the coding sequence ATGCACATATTTTTAGCTTATTCGTCCAATTTCTTCAAAACCAGATCCAAAACTCTGAAACCCATCACATTCATCCTCTTGAATCTCACTTCCACAAGACCCATGTCCCAGTCCACCTCCATACCCAAGAAGCAAGAAAGAGTCCGAGACCATGGCTACGACAATTACATGGAGGTTGAGAAGAAGACCCGCAAGGTCCACAAATTCCAGGACCTCATTCTCTCCCAGCCTAACCAAGTCATCCAAATCTCCCGCCTCGACCTCCTCGCTCGCCGCCTCGGTTTCAAACAGAACGAAGCTGGTGCTTTCGTCCTCAAATTCCCTCATGTCTTTGAGATTTACGAGCACCCAGTTCAGAGAATCCTTTATTGTCGCTTAACCCGAAAAGCCCACCTCCAGATTGAGCAGGAAAAGAAGGCTCTCATCGACCAAATCCCTGACGCCGTGACCTGTCTCAGAAAACTTTTGATGATGTCTAACACCGGCCGGCTCCGCCTCGAGCATGTTCGGATTGCAAGGGCTGAATTTGGGCTGCCTGATGATTTCGAATACTCGGTAATTATCAAGTACCCTCAGTATTTTAGACTGTTCGATGCGCAGGAAACTAGGAATAAGTACATTGAGGTTGTTGAGAAAGACCCGAGTTTATCTGTGTGTGCTATAGAGAAGCTTAGGGAGATAGAGTATAGGGAAAAAGGAATTGATGCTGAGGATATAAGGTTCTCATTCATTGTGAATTTTCCACCCGGGTTTAAGATAGGAAAGTATTATAGGATTGCAGTGTGGAAATGGCAGAGAGTTCCTTATTGGTCACCGTATGAGGATGTTTCCGGTTATGACTTGAGGTCACTTGAGGCTCAGAAGAGAATGGAGAAGAGAGCAGTTGCTGTGATTCATGAGTTGTTGTCGTTAAcggtggagaagaagattacaTTGGAGAGGATTGCCCACTTTAGGATGGCTATGAATTTGCCAAATAAGTTGAAAGAATTTCTTCTTCAGCACCAGGGTATTTTCTATATTTCAACTAGAGGAAATCATGGGAAGCTTCATACAGTGTTTCTTAGGGAGGCTTATAAGAAGGGTGAGTTGATAGAGCCGAATGATTTGTATTTGGCGAGAAGAAAATTGGCTGAGTTGGTTTTAATAAGCCCGAGGAAGGCAAAAGTGGATAGGGAATTGGTTAGTTACCACAGAGATTGGGAGGATGATGAGAGAGGGCATATTAGAAGAGACCATGTTGAGAATTCTTTTGAAGATTTTGGAGGCAGGAACACCGTTGGGCAGGATAGGGGCGTGGATGATGATATGAACTCAGATATGGGTGGTGATTATGACTCCGATTGA
- the LOC18786707 gene encoding S-type anion channel SLAH2 — protein MMENSTNLDSVKLNSPELPSLIRYISSNEVAGFDNVEENRFLHGSCQPSHLQPISPSAKGIEAAALECAFDGSEPPIHQRVHSVSISMPSSPTGIHLHNSKNVIFSEIPNSSAATETAGSKLPKAVKFHSQPMPKSSALEEAISTGHFSYHPSIERLKDKRFDTFKTWSGKLERQITLLRGKTPRETEPENANLQNAEVECLPADRYFDALEGPELETLRDSEEILLPEDKQWPFLLRYPVSSFSICLGVSSQAILWKTLPTSASTKFLHLSLIPNLVLWCVSVALVAIVACIYLLKVILYFEAVRREYYHPVRVNFFFSPWIALLFLALGVPPSFANNLHPALWYILMTPILCLELKIYGQWMSGGQRRLSKVANPVNHLAIVGNFVGALLGASMGLKEGPIFFFAVGLAHYMILFVTLYQRLPTNETVIPKDLHPVFFLFVAAPSVASMAWGRIQGSFNYGSRIFYFISLFLYLSLAVRVNFFRGFKFSLTWWAYTFPMTGAAIATIRYSNEVTNAVTQTLAVILSLTATIIVTILLITTILHCFVIQDLFPNDIAIAISDRKLKPNRTWFQLRHGSSDSKDIEKLLKSATSSETKDLEATKL, from the exons ATGATGGAAAACAGCACAAATCTGGATTCTGTAAAACTGAATTCCCCTGAACTTCCATCTCTCATCAGATATATATCCTCAAATGAAGTGGCTGGCTTTGATAATGTTGAGGAAAATAGATTTCTCCATGGTAGCTGTCAACCAAGTCACCTTCAACCTATCAGTCCATCAGCTAAA GGAATTGAGGCGGCAGCGTTAGAATGCGCATTTGATGGATCTGAACCCCCGATTCATCAAAGGGTCCATTCTGTTTCTATTAGCATGCCATCATCACCAACCGGAATTCATTTACACAACAGCAAAAATGTGATCTTCAGTGAAATTCCAAATTCTTCTGCCGCAACTGAAACTGCTGGCAGCAAACTGCCCAAAGCCGTAAAATTTCACTCTCAACCAATGCCAAAAAGCTCTGCACTTGAGGAGGCAATTAGCACTGGacatttttcttatcatcCAAGTATCGAAAGGTTGAAAGATAAGAGGTTTGATACTTTCAAAACATGGTCTGGGAAACTGGAAAGGCAGATAACACTACTCCGCGGAAAGACTCCAAGGGAGACTGAACCAGAGAATGCTAATCTGCAAAATGCAGAAGTTGAATGTTTACCTGCAGACCGATACTTTGATGCATTGGAAGGGCCAGAGTTAGAAACCCTTAGG GATTCAGAGGAAATACTCCTTCCAGAAGACAAACAATGGCCATTTCTTCTCCGGTATCCTGTTTCTTCATTTAGCATCTGCCTCGGTGTTAGCAGCCAAGCTATTTTGTGGAAGACCCTTCCTACCTCTGCCTCCACGAAATTCCTCCACTTAAGCTTAATACCAAATCTAGTTCTGTGGTGCGTTTCAGTTGCTCTTGTAGCTATTGTTGCTTGTATCTACCTTCTAAAAGTGATCCTTTACTTTGAAGCAGTTCGCCGTGAGTACTACCACCCTGTTCGTgtcaacttcttcttttccccATGGATAGCCCTCTTGTTCTTAGCTCTTGGAGTGCCACCTTCATTTGCTAACAACCTGCATCCAGCTCTTTGGTACATCCTCATGACCCCAATCTTATGCCTTGAGCTTAAAATCTATGGACAGTGGATGTCAGGAGGCCAACGTAGGCTTTCAAAGGTAGCCAATCCTGTTAACCATCTCGCAATTGTTGGGAATTTTGTGGGGGCATTGCTAGGTGCGTCAATGGGACTGAAAGAAGGACCAATATTCTTCTTTGCTGTGGGGTTGGCTCACTACATGATATTATTTGTAACTCTCTACCAGAGGCTTCCAACAAACGAGACTGTAATCCCAAAGGACCTCCATCctgttttctttctgtttgttGCAGCACCAAGTGTAGCTTCCATGGCATGGGGAAGAATCCAAGGCTCTTTCAATTACGGTTCACGAATTTTTTACTTCATTTCCTTATTCCTTTATCTCTCACTG GCAGTTCGGGTTAACTTTTTCAGAGGATTTAA GTTTTCTTTGACATGGTGGGCATATACATTCCCAATGACTGGTGCTGCCATTGCAACCATCAGGTACTCAAATGAGGTCACAAATGCGGTAACACAAACTCTGGCTGTCATACTCTCTCTCACCGCCACGATCATAGTCACCATTCTTCTCATAACAACCATCTTGCACTGTTTTGTGATCCAAGACCTCTTCCCCAATGACATTGCAATTGCCATCAGTGACAGAAAGTTAAAACCAAACAGGACATGGTTCCAACTTAGACACGGAAGCTCAGACTCAAAGGACATCGAAAAACTTTTGAAGTCAGCAACAAGTTCAGAAACCAAAGATTTAGAGGCCACCAAGCTCTGA